GAAAGCCTGCGGGACGAGATCAACGAACGGCTGGACGCGTGGCTGACCGACCAACCGCTGAACTAGGCCGCCCGCGCGGCGGCATGGTGCTGCGCGTGCTGGAAAGCTGGTGGGCGCCGCGCCGGGTGGTGCGGGGCCTGTCGGGGATGCCCGACCGGGTGCTGCTGGTCGTGCTGATGCTGGCCATGCTGATCACGCTGATCGGGCAGGCGCCGGGGCTAGCCCGGGCGGCGCAGCTGGACCCCTCGGTCCCGCTGGACGCCCGGATCGCCGGGGCGGCGATGGGCACGATCTTCATGATACCGCTGCTGGCCTATGGGGTGGCGGGGCTGACCGGACTGCTGTCGCGGCTGACCCCATGGCGGCTGGACCCGCGCCACGCCCGGCTGGCGCTGTTCTGGGCGCTGCTGGCGGCCTCTCCGGCGACGCTGCTGGCCGGGATGGTGGCGGGGCTGATCGGTCCCTCCGCCGCACTGACCCTGACCCGCACCGTGGCGGGCCTGGGATTTTTCATCATCTGGGGCGCCGGGATCGCGGCGTTGGCAAGACGCACATGACCTTTGACGATTTCAAGGCGCTGGTCGGACAGACCCTGCGCGACCCCCAGGCCGCTGCCGCCCTGCTGATCGGGCAGGGATGGCCGATGCAGCTGCGCTGGATGGCACTGGCGCTGGCCGTGTCGCTGTCGGGCCTGCTGGCCTATGTCTCGACGCTGATCTTTTCCGTGCCCGAGGGCGAGGCCGCGACGGTCTTCACCATCAGCGAGCAGCCGCTGGTCCTGGCCGGGCTGCAGTTGGTGGCGATCGTCTTGGGCGCCGGGCTGATGACCGGCATCGGGCGCATGTTCGGCGGCACCGGCCGTTTCGAGGACGCGCTGCTGCTGACCGTCTGGATCGAGGTCATGCTGCTGATCGTGCAGGTGATCCAGATCGTGCTGTCGCTGGTGCTACCGGCCGCGGCGGGCATCCTGGGGATCCTGGCCATCGCGATGTTCCTGTGGCTGACGGTCCAGTTCACCAAGGCGCTGCACGGCTTCACCAGCGGGCCCAAGGTGCTTCTGGTGATGTTCGGCACGCTGCTGGTGATGGGTTTCGTGCTGTCCTTCCTCATGGCCGCGATGGGCCTCATGCCGGAGATGCCGCAATGAGCTTTGACGTTCAGGCCGTCCGCGCCGACTTTCCGATCCTGTCCCGGCAGGTGAACGGCAAGCCCCTCGTCTATCTGGACAATGGCGCCAGCGCGCAGAAGCCCCGCGTGGTGATCGACGCGATCAGCCGCGCCTATGAGGGCGAATATGCCAATGTCCACCGGGGCCTGCATTACCTGTCGAACCTGGCCACCGATAATTACGAACGGGTCCGCGCCACCATCGCGCGCTTCCTGAACGCCCCGCGCGAGGACGAGGTGATCTTCACCTCCGGCTCGACCGAGGCGCTGAACATGGTCAGCTATGGCTGGGCCGCCCCGCGCCTGCAGGCGGGCGACGAGATCCTGCTGTCGGTCATGGAACATCATGCCAACATCGTGCCGTGGCATTTCCTGCGCGAGCGGCAGGGCGTGGTGCTGAACTGGGTCGAGCCGGACCCCGATGGCAGCCTGCCCGCCGAAAAGGTGCTGGCCGCGATCACCCCGCGCACCAAGATGATCGCCGTCACCCACATGTCCAACGTCACCGGCACCGTGGTCGACATCGCCGCGATCCGCGCGGGCACCGACCTGCCGCTGGTCGTCGACGGATCGCAGGCGGCGGTGCACATGCGGGTGGACCTGTCGACGCTCGGTGCGGATTTCTACTGCATCACCGGGCACAAGCTGTATGGCCCCTCGGGGTCGGGCGCGATCTGGATCAAGGCCGACCGTCAGGCCGAGATGCGCCCCTTCATGGGCGGCGGCGACATGATCCGCACCGTGGGGCGCGACGTCATCACCTATGCCGACCCGCCGCTGCGCTTCGAGGCGGGCACGCCGGGCATCGTGAACCAGATCGGCCTGGGCGCCGCGCTGGACTACATGATGGAGCTGGGGATGGACAATATCGCCGCGCACGAGCGCGCCTTGCGCGACTATGCCCGCGACCGGTTGCGCAGCCTCAACTGGCTGCAGATCCACGGCGATGCGGCGGACAAGGGCGCGATCTTCTCGATGACGATGGAGGGGGCGCATGCGCATGACATCTCGACCATCCTCGACAAGAAGGGGATCGCGGTGCGCGCGGGCAGCCATTGCGCGATGCCGCTGATGGAGTTCATGGGCGTCTCTGCCAGCGCCCGCGCCAGCTTCGGGATGTACAACACGCAGGCAGAAGTGGACGCGCTGGTCGAAGGATTGACCTTCTGCCGCGAGCTTTTCGCCTGAATCTTGCAAAGATTCGGCAGGGTCTCGAAGAACCCCCGATAAATCTTGCCCGATCCCGGGAATGTCTGCATTTCTGACCCATCGTCAGCAATGGGGGCAGCAATGGCCGAGGTTCTGGTTCTGGGTGCGGGAATGGTGGGCGTCTCGACGGCCTTGGCGCTGCAGGCGCGCGGCCATGACGTCACCATCGTGGAACGCGGCACGCCCGGGCGCGAGACCAGCTATGGCAATGCGGGCCTGATCCAGACCGAGGCGGTCGAGCCCTATGCCATGCCGCTGGCCCCCGGCGCGCTGCTGCAGATCGCCATGGGGCGCGGCTATGACGTGAAATGGACGCCGCAGGGCCTGCTGTCCCAGCTGGGCGCGGTCGCCACCTATGCGTGGAATTCTCGGCCTGCGGCGCACAAGCGCGCCTCGGTCACCTGGGGCAAGCTGATCCGGCAGTCGACCGACCGGCATGCGCCGCTGATCGCCGCTTCGGGCGCGGACAACATCATCCGCCGCAACGGCTATGTCGAGATCCACCGCACCCCCGCCCGCATGGACAAGGCCCGCAAGACGGCCGAGCGCTTCGCCACCGAATTCGGCGTGCAGGCGCGGCTGATGACCGGGGCCGAGCTGCGCGCGATGGAGCCGTCGATCCGGACCGAGGTCGAGGGCGCGACCCATTGGTCCGACAGCTGGAACTGCGCCGATCCGGGCGGTCTGGTCGCCAGCTATGCGGCGCTGTTCCAGAAGAACGGCGGGCGGATCGTGAACGGCGATGCGGGCGATCTGCACCGCAAGGGCGCGGCCTGGGTCGCCGACGAGGCCGAGGGCGAACATGCCGTCATCGCCCTCGGGCCATGGTCGCCGATGCTGACCGAGCGCTTCGGGCTGAAGGTGCCGATGGTCTTCAAGCGCGGCTATCACCGCCACTACCACATGGAGCTGCCGCCCCATCACCCGATCGCCGATTTCGGCAACTCGGTGGTGATGTCCCCCATGCGCCGGGGCTTGCGCATCGCCACCGCCGCCGAACTGACCCCTCATCCCCGCCTGTCGCCCCCGCAGCTGCGCCACGGCGAGAAGGCCGCGCGCGAGTTGTTCGACGTGGGCGCCCCGGTCGAGGCCGAACCCTGGACCGGCCGCCGCCCCTGCATGCCCGACATGCTGCCCGTGGTGGGGCGGATCCCCGACCAGCCGAACCTCTGGGGGCATTTCGGGCATGGGCATCAGGGGTTCACCCTGGGCCCCGTCACCGCCGAGATCCTGGCCGACGAGCTGTCCGGCGGCGAGGGCTGGACCGAACTTCAGCCGTCGCGTCTGAAACGCGGTTGAAACCGGGCGCGGGCCGACACATCTTGGGGTGAGTTTCGAACGGATCGGGAACCCCATGGGCCATAACAACACCAACGCGCCCGTGATGCGCCCTGTCGAAGTGACCCGCCCCAAGCTGGAGGGCGGCAAGCGCTTCGTGCTGAAAAGCGAGTTCGAACCGGCAGGCGACCAGCCCTCGGCCATCAAGGAACTGGTGGCGGGCGTCACCGGCGGGGAACGCGATCAGGTGCTGCTGGGCGCCACCGGCACCGGCAAGACCTTCACCATGGCCAAGATCATCGAGGCCACGCAGCGCCCCGCGATCATCTTGGCGCCCAACAAGACGCTGGCCGCGCAGTTGTACGGAGAATTCAAGGGCTTCTTCCCCGACAATGCGGTCGAGTACTTCGTCAGCTATTACGACTACTACCAGCCCGAGGCCTATGTCGCGCGCTCGGACACCTATATCGAGAAGGAAAGCCAGATCAACGAGGCCATCGACCGGATGCGCCATTCGGCCACCCGGGCGCTGCTGGAACGCGACGATGTGATCATCGTGGCCTCGGTCAGCTGCATCTATGGCATCGGCTCGGTCGAGACCTATTCGGCGATGACGCAGGACATGGTCGTGGGGACCAGCTATGACCAGCGCGAGTTCTTGGCCCAGCTGGTGGCGCAGCAGTACAAGCGGCTGGACACCAGCTTCCAGCGCGGCGCCTTCCGGGTGCGCGGCGATCTGGTCGAGGTCTGGCCCGCCCACCTTGAGGACCGCGCGTGGCGGTTCGATTTCTTCGGCAACGAGCTGGAGGCGATCACCGAGTTCGATCCGCTGACCGGGGTCAAGACCGACAGCTTCAAGCAGATCCGCATCTATGCCAGCAGCCACTATGTGACGCCGCGCCCGACGCTGCAGCAGGCCATCAAGGGCATCAAGCAGGAACTGGCCATGCGCCTGAAGCAGCTGACCGAAGAGGGCAAGCTGCTGGAGGCGCAACGCCTGGAACAGCGCACGGCCTTCGACATCGAGATGCTGGAGGCGACCGGGGTCTGCAACGGCATCGAGAACTATTCCCGCTACCTGACCGGTCGCGCGCCCGGAGAGCCGCCCCCCACGCTGTTCGAATTCATCCCAGACACGGCCATCGTCTTCGCCGACGAATCCCACGTCTCGGTCCCGCAGATCGGCGGCATGTATCGCGGCGACTTCCGGCGCAAGTTCACGCTGGCCGAACACGGCTTCCGCCTGCCCAGCTGCATGGACAACCGCCCCCTCAAGTTCGAGGAATGGGACGCGATGCGGCCGCAATCGGTCTTTGTGTCCGCGACCCCCGCGCAATGGGAGATGGACCAGACCGGCGGCGTCTTCACCGAACAGATCATCCGTCCCACCGGCCTTCTGGACCCCAGGATCGAGATCCGGCCCGTGGAGATGCAGGTCGACGACCTGCTGGACGAGGTGCGCCGCGTCACCGCCGCCGGATACCGCACGCTGGTCACCACCCTGACCAAGCGCATGGCCGAGGATCTGACCGAATACCTGCACGAGCAGGGCATCAAGATCCGCTACATGCACAGTGATATCGACACGATCGAGCGGATCGAGATCCTGCGCGACCTGCGCCTTGGCGCCTTCGACGTGCTGGTGGGCATCAACCTGCTGCGCGAGGGCTTGGACATTCCCGAATGCGGGCTGGTGGCGATCCTGGACGCCGACAAGGAGGGCTTCCTGCGGTCCGAGACCTCGCTGATCCAGACCATCGGGCGCGCGGCCCGGAACGAGGATGGCCGCGTCATCATGTATGCCGACCGCATCACCGGCAGCATGGAACGCGCCATGGCGGAAACCGAACGCCGCCGCGAAAAGCAGATGGCCTATAACGAGCTGCACGGCATCACGCCCCAGACCGTGCGCAAGAATGTCGAGGACGTGCTGGCGGGCCTCTGGGCGGGCGATACCGACCAGTCGCGCATCACGACCAAGGTGGACAAGCCGCTGATCGGCGCCAACCTGGCCGCCCATCTGGACGCGATGCGCAGCCAGATGCGCAAGGCGGCCGAGAACCTGGACTTCGAGGATGCCGCGCGGCTGCGCGACGAGGTCAAGCGGCTGGAGGCGGTCGATCTGGCGATCTCGGACGATCCGATGGCGCGTCAGTCGGTCATCGACGACGCGGCCGAGGCGGCGGTGCGGTCCTCGGGCCGCTCGACCGCGGGCCGGGCGGGCCAGCGCGGCGGCAACAAGCGCTCGAAGCGCGGGCGCTAGCCGCAGGCGACGCGGGTGATCCAGCCCTTGGCGTCGAGGAACATGGTCAGGCGCGCGGGATTGTAGTCGCGCGTCATGACGCCGTCGGGCCCGACCTCGCGCTTGCGCAGGTTCGGCGGCAGGAAGACCTCGCCCACATTGCGGCCGACCAGTGCCTGGTGCTGGGCCGGGCTGCATTGCGTGGCGGGGATGTCATAGGGATTGCCCGCGCAGGCCCCGAGGGCCAGCAGCAGGGGGGCTGCGATCATCGACATCCGGGCGACGGGCAGAAGGGTCATGATCACGTCTCTCTCATATGACAAGGTCGGTCGTCAGTGCCAACCTGTCGGCACGGAACTGGTTCCCGGAGACCCTTGCATGAAACGATCAGGACAGAAAGCGCTGCTGGCGCTGGCGGCCCTCTGGCCCGCGATGGGCCACGCCTCCAGCGAAGAGGCATGGGAGGCGCTGCGCGACCGGCTGATCAGCGAATGCCAGCTGATGGGAGAGGCTGCGGCCCCCGGCGCCGCGGTCACCGTCACGCCGAACGAGATCGGATCCGAGGGGTTCGCGGTGGCCCTTGTGACCACGTGGGGCGAAGGGGCAGGGAGCCTGCCCGAGCTGGCGGTCTGCCTGATGGACAAGCGCAGCGGAGTGGTCGAGCTGTCGACGGCCTTCTTCGATCTGCCGGACCTGTCGCCCACCGCCCCGGACTAGGGCAGGCGGCGCCCGGTGGGTCCGGGCGCCGCCTGTCGCCTCACTCGGCGGCGCTCAGCACGCCGCAGGCCAGACGGGGTCCGGCATGGCCGGCGGGCTGGCCCTGATAGTCGTCGGCATGAGCGTGAATGATGAAGCCGGTGCCGTCCTCGTCATCCAGCACCTCGGCGCTCAGGCCGGGGATGAAATGCTCGACCATCACCGCGCCGCTTTCGGGCACGTGCAGGTTCGGCATGTCGCCGATATGGGGGCCGTTCTCGGACAGCACGCCATGCTCCTCGCCGTCCAGCGCCAGATGGCCGCCGGCGGTCTCGTAGTCGGGGGCGTCGCAGGCGCCGGTCTGGTGCAGGTGCACGGCGACGATGCCCGGGGGCAGGTCGGTCAGGGCCAGCGTCACGACGCTGACGCCCGACGGGGTCGGCTGCACGGTGATCGAGCCGTGGTCCGTGCCCTCGGGGCCCTGGACGCTGGCCGAGAAGGCGCCGCCCAGGGTGCTCAGATCGGGCCCGGTGGCCTCGTGGCCCATGGGTTGGGCGTCCTGCGCGGCAACGGCGCCTGCGGACAGCAGCAGGGCGGTCAGGGCGGGGGCGATCATGCGTCTGGTCATCGGAAGGTCCTCCTTTGGCGATGTCACGGGCAACGCGGGGCCCCGCGCGATGTTCCGGGGGGCTTGATCCGGCAGGCGGGATTGGCGATATACGGAGACAGCTTTTCCCGAAGGACATCCCATGATCGTGCGCATCTATCAGCCCGCCCGCACCGCGATGCAGTCCGGCACCGCCAAGACCAAGGGATGGGTGCTGGAATTCCCGCCCGCGGACGCGCGCGAGATCGACCCGCTGATGGGCTGGACCAGCAGCGAGGACACGCAGAGCCAGGTCCGCCTGCGCTTCGACAGCCGCAAGCAGGCCGAGGATTACGCCCGCGACCACGGTCTGGATTTCGTCGTGCAGGAACCGCACCGCCGCGCCGCCAATGTCCGCCCGCGCGGCTATGGCGAGAATTTCGCCACAGACCGCCGGGCCACCTGGACGCATTGAGGCCCCGCGCGGTCCCCGAAAGCCCGGCGGACGGGCTGCGGGACAAAATGCCGCGCGCGACTGTCTGCCTGTCGAAAAGACGTGCAATCGGCGGTGAACCGATCCACGATGGCCCCATGTTGACGGCGACGATCGGGGATCACTTCCCGGGACGCTGCCATCCCGCCCCGGTCGGAACCCAAGCGCGCAGGTACTGATGAGACGAGACGTCGACACCCTTCACCAGGACCTGCTGCAGACCCGATTGCAGGACATCTCGCGGGGCTTCGACGCCGTGTCCGACCCGCTTGGTCGGGCCATGCGCGACGCGGTCCTGTCCTCGGGCAAGCGCTTCCGGGGGATGCTGCTGCTGCTGGCCGCCGATGCCTCGGGCGGGGTGGGCGAGACGATGGTCGACGCCGCCTGCGCGATCGAGATGGTCCATGCCGCCTCGCTGGTCTTCGACGACATGCCCTGCATGGACGACGCCGCGCTGCGCCGGGGCCAGCCCGCGACCCATATCGCCCATGGCGAAAGCCGGGCGCTGCTGGCCGGGATCGCGCTGATCACCGAGGCGATGGCGGTGCTGGCCACCGCGCGGGGCGCCGATGGCGCGACGCGGGCGCAGCTGGTGCGGATCCTGACGCGCGCGCTCGGGCCGCAGGGGCTGTGCGCGGGTCAGGACCTGGACCTGCATGCCGACAAGAGCGATGCGGGGATCGAGCGCGAGCAGGACCTGAAGACCGGCGTGCTGTTCGTGGCGGGGCTGGAGATGCTGGCCGTCGTCAAGGATTTCGACGCCGAGGACAAGGACCAGATGATCGCCTTCGGCCGCCAGCTGGGCCGGGTGTTCCAGTCCTATGACGATCTGCTGGATGTGATCGGCGACAGCAAGGCCCTGGGCAAGGAGCCCGGCCGCGATCAGGCCGCGCCTGGCCCCAAGCGCGGGCTGCTGGCGGTGGCCGATCTGCAGCAGGTGTCGCGCCATTACGCGGCCAGCCGGGCGCAGCTGGATGCGATGCTGCGCAGCAAGCGGCTGCAGGCACCCGAGATCGCGGCGCTGCTGGAACGCGTGCTGCCCTATCGCGCCAGCGCCTGAGCGGTCAGGCGCGCGGCCGGGTCCACAGCCCATCGCGCGAGACGGCAGGCCGCGACAGGCGCGAGCGGGCCACATCCCATCCCCCGGCGCTCAGCAGGCCCAGCTTGGTCAGCTTGGACGTGCTGATCCGCTGGCGATAGGCCGCAGGCCCGCCCTTGCGGATGCGATGGCCGATGGCGCGATAGATGCGCAGCGCCGCCGCGATGGACCAGGCGCAGCGCGGCGGCAGATGCGGCAGCCCCACCCGCGCCGAGGCGTAATAGCCGTCCGCCGCATCCAGAAGTCGCAGGATCACCGCGTAAAGCTGGGGCGAGGGCAGCGGGCCCTCGACGGTGGCCCCGGCCTCCTCCAGCCAGTCGCCGGGCAGGTAGCAGCGCCCGATGGCGGCGTCGTCGATCACGTCGCGGGCGATGTTGGTCAGCTGGAAGGCCAGCCCCAGATCGCAGGCTCGGTCCAGAACGGCGTCGTCGCGCACGCCCATGACGCGCGCCATCATCACGCCCACCACCCCCGCGACGTGATAGGAATAGTCCAGCACGTCATCGAGGCTGCGATAGTCGCGCGCCTCGACATCCATCGCGAAGCCCTCGATCAGGTCCAGCGGCCAGCGGTCGGGGAAATCGTGCCGCCGCGCCACCGCCCGCAGCGCCCCAAAGGGCGGGGTCACGGCCCCGTCGCCATGCAATGCGGCCAGCGTCATGGCGCGCAGGTCGTCCAGACGCGCCTGAGGGTCCTGCACCAGCTCGGGGCGGCTGCCCAAAGCCTGCCCGTCGATGACGTCATCGGTGTGGCGGCACCAGGCATACAGCATCACCGTATCCTCGCGGATGCCCGGCGGCATCAGCTTGGCGGCGGTGGCGAAGCTTTGCGAGCCTTGGGTGATGGCCGTCTGCGAGGTGGCGACCAGATCGCTCATGCGGTCTCCAGATCGGCCATGATCACCTGAGCCGTGGCCTTGGCGCTGCCGACCACGCCGGGGATGCCCGCGCCCGGATGGGTGCCCGCGCCCACCAGATAGAAGTTGCGGATCGTCTTGTCGCGGTTGTGCGGCCGGAACCAGGCCGATTGGGTCAGGATCGGCTCGATGGAAAAAGCGCTGCCGTGATGGGCGCCCAGTTCGCTGGCGAAGTCGGCCGGAGAAAAGATCCGCTGCACGGTCAGGTTGGCGCGCAGGTTGGGGATCAGCCGTTCCTCGAGGCTGGCCAAGATGCGGTCGGCATAGCGCGGCCCTTCGACCGACCAGTCGATGTCGGCGCGGCCCAGATGCGGCACCGGGGCCAGTACGTAATGCGTCGACATCCCCGGAGGCGCCATCTCCGGATCGGTCGTGCAGGGGGAATGCAGGTACAGCGAGAAATCCTCGGCCAGGTTCGGGCCCTTGAAGATTTCGTTCACCAGTTCCTTGTAGCGGGGGCCGAACAGGATGGTGTGGTGGGCCAGGTCCTTCGGCGCCTCGCGCAGGCCGAAATGCAGCACAAACAGAGACATGGACCAGCGCTTGCGGTCCAGCGATTTCGCGCGGGACTGACCGCGCGGGGTATGGCCCAGCAGATCGCGATAATTGTGCATGACATCGCCATTGCTGGCGACCATGTCGGAGTCGACCTGGCGTCCGTCGGCCAGCGTGACGCCGGTGGCGCGGCTGCCCGCGACCTCGATCCGGGCGACCTTGGCGTTCAGCATCACCTGTCCGCCCAAGCGTTCGAACAGCGCGACCATGCCGTTGATCAGCTGGTTGGTGCCGCCCTTGGCGAACCAGACGCCGCCGCGCCGTTCCAGCGCATGGATCAGCGCATAGATCGAGCTGGTCGAGAACGGATTCCCGCCGACCAGCAGGGTGTGATAGGAAAACGCCTGCCGCAGATGCGGGTCCTTGATGAAGGTCGAGACCTTGGCATGGACCGACTTGTACGCCTCCAGCCGCATCAGCGCGGGGGCGGCCTTCAGCATCTGGCCCAGCTTCAAGAAGGGCACCGTGCCCAGCTTGACGTAACCCTCCTGATAGACCTCTTCGGCATAGTCGCGGAACCGGCGATAGCCCTCCAGATCGTCGGGGTTGAACCGGGCGATCTGCTGTTCCAGCTGGTCGGATTCGTTGACATAGTCGAAGACCTTCCCGCCCGGCCACATCAGCCGGTAGAAGGGCGACACCGGCATCAGGGTCACGTCGCGCGCCATGTCCTGCCCCGACAGCGCCCACAGCTCCTTCAGCGCATCGGGGTCGGTGATGACGGTGGGGCCGGCGTCGAAGACATGGCCCTGATCGTGCCAGACATAGGCCCGCCCGCCGGGCTTGTCGCGCGCCTCGACCAGCGTGGTGGCGATGCCCGCCGATTGCAGGCGGATGGCCAAGGCCAGCCCGCCGAATCCGGCGCCGATGACGATGGCGGTCTTGGTCTGGGTCATGCGAATTCCTTGAGAAGCGGACGCTCGGGCAGGCAGCGGAAGGCCGTGCGCAGCGGAATGGGGGGCTTGCCGGTCACGATGCGCAACCGGTCGGCATTGGTCAGGGTGCTGGCATAGAACCGCTCGATCAGCCCTTCGGGCATGCGGTAGAAGCGCTGCAGCAGGGTATAACGCCGCTCGGGCGCGCAGCCGCGAAAAAGCATGCGGTTCAGAAGCCGCAGGAAGCGGTCCTGCCGCGCGCGGTCCAGCGCGAAGTCGCGTAGGGCGGGGCGCAGGCGGTCGGTCGTCAGGGGGCCGGGCAGGGCGGCCACCACATCGGCCACCCGCGCGGCATAGGGCAGGGAATAGCCGGTGACCGGGTGGAAGAACCCCGCCCGCAGCCCCACGGGCACCGCGCCCGAGGCGTGATCGTCCCAGAATCCCTGCGCGTCATGGGCCAGCGCGATGGGAAGGATGCCGCGTTCGCGCCGCATCTCGGTGCCGGTCCAGCCCTTGTCCCGGGCGTAGTCGTGCGAGGCCTGCGCCAGGGCCTCGTCATCCAGATCGCCGCCATCGGAATAGCGCGTGTCCTCGATCAGGATGCGCGTCGGCGAGAAGGGCAACAGGTAGATGAAGCGATAGCCGTCCTGCTGCGTCACGGTCCCGTCCATGATCAGCGGGCGGGTGACGCCATGGGGGGCGTCCGTCTCGATCTCGATGCCGACGAATTTCTGGAAGCCCACGGCAAGATGGCGCGAGGGCTCGGCGCCCCGCGCGTCGATCACGCAGGCCGCCTCGATCCGGGTGCCGTCCGCCAGCGTGGCGCCCTTGGCGTCCAGCGCGGCGATGTCGCTGTTCCAGCGAACCTGAGCGACTGCCGCCTGCACCGCCGCCAGCAGCGCGGTATCCTCGAGCGAGCCATAGCCCGCCCGCATCCGCCGCGCATGCTTGGGAAAGCGGACCTGCTGGTCGGACCAGCTGGCCCGGCGCAGGGGCCGCAGCCGGGCCAGCCAGTCGGGCGACAGGTCGGTGTCGTGGCAGGACCAGGTATGCCGGTCGACCGGCCCCGCAGCGCGGTCCAGCAGCAGCACCTGCAGGTCGGGCCGGGCGGCGCGGACGGCCAGCGCGATCAGCCCGCCCGCAAGACCGGCGCCCGCCACCACAAGATCAGGGGTCATGCAGCGGGCCCGCGATTGCGGGGCTGGGTCTCGGCGCGCAGCACACCCGAGGTCTTGAGGTCCTGCTTCAGCTTGTCGACCGGCGGCGCATAGATGAAGCCGAAGCTGACGCATTTGTCCCGCCCCTCGACCGCGTGATGCAGCCGGTGGGCCTGATACAGCCGCCGGGCATAGCCGCGCCGGGGCACGTAACGGAAGGGCCAGCGCTGGTGGACCAGCCCGTCATGCAGCACGAAATAGATCAGCCCGTAGACGGTCATGCCAAGCGCGATCCACCAGAGGACCGGCG
Above is a window of Paracoccus liaowanqingii DNA encoding:
- the crtY gene encoding lycopene beta-cyclase CrtY — encoded protein: MTPDLVVAGAGLAGGLIALAVRAARPDLQVLLLDRAAGPVDRHTWSCHDTDLSPDWLARLRPLRRASWSDQQVRFPKHARRMRAGYGSLEDTALLAAVQAAVAQVRWNSDIAALDAKGATLADGTRIEAACVIDARGAEPSRHLAVGFQKFVGIEIETDAPHGVTRPLIMDGTVTQQDGYRFIYLLPFSPTRILIEDTRYSDGGDLDDEALAQASHDYARDKGWTGTEMRRERGILPIALAHDAQGFWDDHASGAVPVGLRAGFFHPVTGYSLPYAARVADVVAALPGPLTTDRLRPALRDFALDRARQDRFLRLLNRMLFRGCAPERRYTLLQRFYRMPEGLIERFYASTLTNADRLRIVTGKPPIPLRTAFRCLPERPLLKEFA
- a CDS encoding phytoene desaturase, giving the protein MTQTKTAIVIGAGFGGLALAIRLQSAGIATTLVEARDKPGGRAYVWHDQGHVFDAGPTVITDPDALKELWALSGQDMARDVTLMPVSPFYRLMWPGGKVFDYVNESDQLEQQIARFNPDDLEGYRRFRDYAEEVYQEGYVKLGTVPFLKLGQMLKAAPALMRLEAYKSVHAKVSTFIKDPHLRQAFSYHTLLVGGNPFSTSSIYALIHALERRGGVWFAKGGTNQLINGMVALFERLGGQVMLNAKVARIEVAGSRATGVTLADGRQVDSDMVASNGDVMHNYRDLLGHTPRGQSRAKSLDRKRWSMSLFVLHFGLREAPKDLAHHTILFGPRYKELVNEIFKGPNLAEDFSLYLHSPCTTDPEMAPPGMSTHYVLAPVPHLGRADIDWSVEGPRYADRILASLEERLIPNLRANLTVQRIFSPADFASELGAHHGSAFSIEPILTQSAWFRPHNRDKTIRNFYLVGAGTHPGAGIPGVVGSAKATAQVIMADLETA
- a CDS encoding sterol desaturase family protein, whose translation is MTNFLIVVATVLVMELTAYSVHRWIMHGPLGWGWHKSHHEEHDHALEKNDLYGLVFAVIATILFTVGWIWAPVLWWIALGMTVYGLIYFVLHDGLVHQRWPFRYVPRRGYARRLYQAHRLHHAVEGRDKCVSFGFIYAPPVDKLKQDLKTSGVLRAETQPRNRGPAA